In Methanothrix sp., a genomic segment contains:
- a CDS encoding nucleoside 2-deoxyribosyltransferase — translation MGQPHRIYLAGPIFSAGEIAWARELCNALREWLEEADVNGQIIWPYELSTNQWGAKEIFQENLRALDSCDLMVAILDGPQVDDGTAWEIGHFFQQRKRVLGIRTDIRNAGELKASRINLMIEFSCLSISSSIRELYSELEGLLA, via the coding sequence ATGGGCCAGCCTCACAGGATCTATCTTGCCGGTCCCATATTCTCTGCCGGGGAGATCGCCTGGGCAAGAGAGCTATGCAACGCCCTCCGAGAATGGCTTGAAGAGGCTGATGTGAACGGCCAGATCATTTGGCCCTATGAGCTCTCCACAAACCAATGGGGGGCGAAGGAGATCTTCCAGGAGAACCTGAGGGCTCTGGATAGCTGCGATCTGATGGTGGCCATCCTGGACGGGCCCCAGGTGGATGATGGCACCGCCTGGGAGATCGGCCATTTCTTCCAGCAGAGAAAGAGGGTTCTGGGGATAAGAACCGATATCAGGAATGCAGGGGAGCTCAAGGCCTCCCGCATCAACCTGATGATCGAGTTCTCCTGCCTGAGCATATCCTCAAGCATCAGGGAACTCTATTCTGAGCTGGAGGGGCTGCTGGCTTGA
- a CDS encoding metallophosphoesterase, whose product MTAGLPAPGTCSSSSSGSTAPSASSIAPVFGAPLLLAEGKERLLIASDIHLGLEYELWLGGVSIPSQTKKILAALKGYLEAIRPDRLLILGDLKHNVPKTSWQERREIPGFLHQLSGLTKVDIVSGNHDSNLADMVPLGVRVHPPSGIVREGRGYFHGHTWPEERVVRSGLLVAAHLHPAVRLKDPLGNSQSHPVWARAPLKAEAIEEHYGLASSGEIIIMPAFNPLCGGLALNEPAEDMRGPVLAMADMECARLYLLDGTDLGLLAEIKASGGGSI is encoded by the coding sequence TTGACTGCTGGACTGCCTGCTCCTGGCACCTGCTCCTCCTCCTCTTCAGGCTCAACCGCCCCCTCCGCTTCCTCCATAGCCCCCGTCTTCGGCGCCCCTCTTCTTCTGGCAGAGGGAAAGGAACGGCTTCTCATCGCCTCCGACATCCACCTGGGCCTGGAGTATGAGCTCTGGCTGGGAGGGGTGTCCATACCCAGCCAGACCAAAAAGATCCTCGCCGCCCTGAAGGGATACCTGGAAGCGATCCGCCCGGATAGGCTGCTGATCCTGGGAGACCTGAAGCACAATGTGCCAAAGACGAGCTGGCAGGAGAGAAGGGAGATCCCCGGTTTCCTCCACCAGCTATCTGGACTGACAAAGGTGGATATCGTCTCGGGAAACCACGACAGCAACCTGGCAGATATGGTTCCCCTGGGGGTCAGAGTCCATCCCCCTTCTGGAATTGTGCGGGAGGGCAGGGGCTACTTTCACGGCCATACCTGGCCGGAGGAGAGGGTGGTGCGCTCGGGCCTATTGGTTGCCGCCCATCTTCATCCCGCAGTAAGGCTCAAAGATCCTCTGGGCAACTCTCAGAGCCATCCCGTCTGGGCCCGGGCGCCCCTAAAGGCAGAGGCGATAGAGGAGCATTACGGCCTTGCCTCCTCCGGGGAGATCATCATCATGCCGGCCTTCAACCCCCTCTGTGGCGGACTGGCTCTCAATGAGCCGGCAGAGGATATGCGCGGCCCGGTGCTGGCGATGGCCGATATGGAATGTGCTCGTCTCTATCTGCTGGATGGCACTGATCTTGGCCTGCTGGCGGAGATAAAGGCCTCTGGAGGGGGGTCGATCTGA
- the pyrE gene encoding orotate phosphoribosyltransferase — MQQDKRDLMVNDKDRLLRLLIERSLEIRPVTLSSGRKSDYYIDCKRVTLSPEGAYLTARLMLEMIHPQASAIGGLTLGADPIVSAISVLSHLQGRGLAGLIVRKEPKKHGTMSYVEGPMLEEGAKVAVVEDVVTSGASLLRAIERIAAAGYEPVQALAILDRQEGGREAIEERGFHLQALYNRSDLGLDDQKAN, encoded by the coding sequence ATGCAGCAGGATAAGAGGGATCTGATGGTGAACGATAAAGATCGACTGCTGAGGCTGCTGATTGAGAGGTCGCTGGAGATAAGGCCGGTCACCCTCTCCTCCGGCCGGAAGAGCGACTACTACATAGACTGCAAGAGGGTCACATTGAGCCCGGAAGGGGCCTATCTTACTGCCAGGCTGATGCTGGAGATGATCCATCCCCAGGCCTCGGCCATCGGCGGGCTGACCTTGGGGGCGGACCCCATTGTATCGGCCATATCCGTCCTGAGCCATCTGCAGGGCAGGGGGCTGGCAGGGTTGATAGTGAGAAAGGAGCCCAAGAAGCATGGCACCATGAGCTATGTGGAGGGTCCGATGCTGGAAGAAGGGGCAAAGGTGGCAGTGGTGGAGGATGTTGTCACCTCCGGAGCCTCACTGCTGAGGGCCATTGAAAGGATTGCCGCTGCCGGCTATGAGCCGGTGCAGGCCTTGGCCATACTAGACCGCCAGGAGGGGGGGCGCGAGGCCATCGAGGAGCGCGGATTCCACCTGCAGGCGCTCTATAATCGCAGCGATCTGGGATTGGATGACCAAAAAGCAAATTAG